The Cohnella abietis genome has a segment encoding these proteins:
- a CDS encoding YveK family protein, whose protein sequence is MNVELDLKQVMTVLRKKWWLVALITILGTLAVGIYSTQFVKPVYKASTKLIVNSGSEIGGFKLDLNLINSNISLISTYKEIIRTPAIMDIVAEHPELGTTSDELISKIGFNSVNGTQVVTLSYADQNYKKAAKIVNEVSAVFQQEIPKIMKVDNVYLLNEADVNKQPVPFKPNSKFQVAVGFVLFLLCGIGTVLLLDFFDDTLKNAADVTAVLELPTLVAIPTIRTPKEQAGSGLSKNKKKAGETYGVTAN, encoded by the coding sequence TGTCGAGTTGGACTTGAAACAAGTGATGACCGTATTACGCAAGAAATGGTGGCTCGTCGCTTTGATTACGATACTGGGCACGTTAGCAGTTGGTATTTACTCGACCCAATTCGTAAAGCCAGTCTATAAAGCATCCACCAAGCTGATCGTGAATTCCGGCTCCGAGATTGGGGGCTTTAAGCTAGACCTAAACTTAATTAATTCGAATATTAGCCTGATCAGCACCTACAAAGAAATTATTCGCACTCCAGCAATTATGGATATTGTCGCAGAGCACCCTGAGCTTGGTACTACCTCGGATGAGCTCATTAGCAAGATCGGCTTTAATTCCGTTAATGGTACTCAAGTGGTCACGCTCTCCTATGCGGATCAGAATTATAAGAAGGCTGCCAAAATCGTCAACGAGGTATCGGCCGTCTTTCAGCAGGAAATTCCGAAAATCATGAAGGTCGATAATGTTTATTTACTCAATGAAGCTGATGTAAACAAGCAGCCTGTGCCATTCAAACCGAATAGTAAGTTCCAGGTGGCAGTTGGTTTCGTTCTTTTCCTGCTATGCGGTATTGGAACAGTACTGTTGCTCGATTTCTTCGACGATACGCTTAAGAATGCTGCAGATGTTACTGCTGTTCTGGAGCTACCAACACTGGTTGCCATTCCTACGATAAGGACTCCGAAGGAGCAAGCAGGATCGGGATTATCCAAGAACAAGAAGAAGGCGGGTGAAACATACGGTGTCACAGCTAACTGA
- a CDS encoding CpsD/CapB family tyrosine-protein kinase, giving the protein MSQLTENKKKLITDSEPKSPIAEAYRTLRTNLQYSGLDEPIRTLMITSASPREGKSTTINNLAIAYAQAECKVLLLDADMRKPTVHQAFGVSNRNGLTGVMTGHCTTDEAIQKTHVKGLSVMTAGSVPPNPAEMLASNKMDQLLSQLKDQFDLILVDTPPVLAVSDAQIMSTKCDGVLLVVKAGELKRGLALRAKEQLSFVKARLLGVVLNQVKGIEAGPYYYYGN; this is encoded by the coding sequence GTGTCACAGCTAACTGAAAATAAGAAAAAGCTGATCACGGACTCAGAGCCCAAATCACCTATTGCCGAAGCTTACCGAACCTTAAGGACGAACCTGCAATATTCCGGTTTGGATGAACCTATTCGGACATTGATGATCACTTCAGCTTCACCTAGAGAGGGCAAATCGACGACGATTAATAATCTAGCTATTGCTTATGCTCAAGCTGAATGCAAGGTACTGCTCCTTGATGCGGACATGCGCAAGCCGACAGTTCATCAAGCCTTCGGTGTATCCAACAGGAATGGATTAACAGGAGTAATGACAGGGCATTGCACAACAGATGAGGCTATTCAGAAGACGCACGTGAAGGGGCTATCCGTAATGACTGCGGGCTCAGTTCCTCCCAATCCAGCTGAAATGCTAGCATCGAATAAGATGGATCAGCTGCTTAGTCAACTGAAAGATCAGTTCGATCTCATTCTTGTAGATACGCCGCCAGTGCTCGCCGTGAGTGATGCGCAAATCATGTCTACCAAATGCGATGGAGTTCTTCTAGTAGTAAAGGCTGGAGAATTAAAGCGAGGTTTAGCGCTTCGAGCGAAGGAGCAGCTGTCATTCGTCAAAGCCCGATTGCTCGGCGTGGTGTTAAATCAAGTAAAAGGTATAGAAGCCGGCCCCTATTATTATTATGGCAATTGA